A single genomic interval of Penicillium psychrofluorescens genome assembly, chromosome: 2 harbors:
- a CDS encoding uncharacterized protein (ID:PFLUO_003777-T1.cds;~source:funannotate) produces the protein MDVTALRDRIQSTLDANAEIRQQAELDLKYAETQPGFVNALLDILQGEQNNAIQLSAGVYLKNRITRGWSPAENTSHYQARIPAEEKPGFRERLIPALASAPANVRNQLVPLLQKILQHDFPGEWPGFLDLTLQLLGTNDANTVYAGLQCLLAVCRTYRFKAGEKRDEFDKIVEHSFPQLLSIGSRLVDEESLEAAEMLRIVVKSYKHAIYFELSPALQTHQATVDWCTLFLRVVAKTPPAIGMGDSKEERELNHWWKCKKWSYANLNRLFVRYGNPTTMTKSSTPDYTQYAKTFISTFAPEILKGYLQEIDKWVSNTQWLSTPALSYTLAFMEECVKPKAMWDHLKPHMDNLISHFVFPILCQSDEDIEMFEDDPSEYLHRKLNYYEEVSAPDLAATNFLVTLTKNRKKQTFAILTFVNGIVSKYESAPDDQKLPREKEGALRMIGSLASVILGKKSPIADQVEYFFVRHVFPEFRSPHGFLRARACDTLEKFEQLDFKDPNNLMVIYRNILESMTDSELPVRVEAALALQPLIRHDIIRTSMQQNIPQIMQQLLKLANEVDVDALANVMEDFVEVFSAELTPFAVALSEQLRDTYMRIVGELLEKNSNKNGEEDTYGDFLDDKSITALGVLQTIGTLILTLESTPDVLLHLETVLMPVISITLENKLYDLYNEVFEIIDSCTFASKSISPTMWQAFELIHKTFKAGAELYLEDMLPALDNFIAYGSETLVQNPAYLNAVVGMVEDIFTDEKVGGVDRICGCKLAETLMLNLRGHIDQYIHIFITLAMRVIDAGEARTKSYRIHLMEMVINAIYYNPVLSLQVLEANGLTNKFFSAWFSNIDNFRRVHDKKLSIAAISSLLTLPPDSVPESVQQGWPRLLQGVTRLFQTLPAALKQREDATRESDFTLEDDGEEDEDNDWDGEVEWNEEEAEEAVEGDVADESAAYLEFLNQEAAKFGSFADDDDDEDLDEESLLETPLDKVEPYGMFKHVLLSLQQEQPQLYENLTKVLGPEEQQVIQAVFHEADAKAMAAAANAEAAAAAGMQSNGNQ, from the exons ATGGATGTCACAGCCCTCCGAGACCGCATCCAGTCGACGCTGGACGCAAATGCGGAAATTCGTCAACAGGCGGAGCTGGATCTGAAATAT GCCGAAACGCAGCCCGGGTTCGTCAATGCCCTACTAGATATTCTGCAGGGGGAGCAGAACAATGCCATTCAACTGTCCG CCGGCGTTTACTTGAAGAACCGCATCACCCGAGGATGGTCGCCGGCCGAAAACACCTCGCACTACCAAGCGAGGATCCCCgcggaggagaagccggGGTTCAGGGAGCGCTTGATTCCCGCTCTCGCGTCGGCACCAGCCAATGTCCGTAACCAGCTGGTTCCCCTCCTCCAAAAAATCCTGCAGCACGACTTCCCCGGGGAATGGCCGGGATTCCTGGACTTGACTCTGCAGTTGTTGGGCACAAATGACGCCAATACCGTCTACGCGGGCCTGCAATGTCTGTTGGCCGTCTGCCGCACATACCGATTCAAGGCCGGAGAGAAGCGCGATGAATTTGATAAGATTGTGGAGCATTCGTTCCCGCAGCTGCTCAGCATTGGGTCTAGACTTGTCGATGAGGAAAGTTTGGAGGCTGCGGAGATGCTGCGCATTGTGGTGAAGTCGTATAAACATGCAATTTAC TTCGAGCTCTCGCCGGCTCTCCAAACCCATCAGGCCACTGTTGACTGGTGCACCCTCTTCTTGCGAGTCGTTGCCAAGACACCCCCAGCGATCGGCATGGGAGATTcgaaggaagagagggagcTGAATCACTGGTGGAAGTGCAAGAAATGGTCATATGCCAACTTGAACCGTCTGTTTGTCAG ATACGGCAACCCAACCACCATGACCAAGTCCTCCACTCCCGACTACACGCAGTACGCGAAGACCTTCATCAGCACCTTCGCCCCCGAAATCCTCAAGGGATACCTGCAGGAAATTGACAAGTGGGTTTCCAATACCCAATGGCTTAGCACCCCGGCACTCTCCTATACCCTGGCCTTTATGGAGGAATGTGTCAAGCCGAAGGCAATGTGGGATCACTTGAAACCCCACATGGATAACCTGATCTCGCACTTCGTTTTCCCGATCCTGTGTCAGTCGGATGAGGATATCGAGATGTTCGAGGATGATCCGTCGGAATACCTCCACCGGAAACTGAACTATTACGAGGAAGTGTCGGCCCCCGACCTTGCTGCCACGAATTTCCTGGTCACCCTCACCAAGAACCGGAAGAAGCAGACCTTTGCGATTCTCACCTTTGTGAATGGAATTGTGAGCAAATATGAATCTGCCCCGGATGATCAGAAGCTCCCGcgggagaaggagggtgcTCTGCGGATGATTGGCTCACTCGCATCGGTCATTCTGGGCAAGAAGAGCCCGATTGCGGATCAGGTTGAGTACTTCTTCGTTCGTCATGTTTTCCCCGAGTTCCGCAGCCCCCACGGATTCCTTCGTGCTCGTGCCTGTGACACTTTGGAGAAGTTCGAGCAGCTTGACTTTAAGGACCCCAACAACCTTATGGTCATTTACCGGAATATCCTGGAGTCAATGACCGATTCGGAATTGCCCGTCCGTGTGGAGGCTGCTCTTGCTCTGCAGCCTCTTATTCGCCACGACATCATCCGGACCTCGATGCAGCAGAATATCCCGCAGATCATgcagcagctcctcaagTTGGCCAACGAGGTCGATGTGGATGCTCTGGCAAACGTCATGgaggactttgtcgaggTGTTCTCTGCCGAACTGACGCCGTTCGCTGTGGCTCTGAGTGAGCAGCTGCGCGATACCTACATGCGTATTGTGGGTGAGCTCTTGGAGAAGAACTCCAACAAGAATGGGGAAGAGGATACCTATGGTGACTTCTTGGATGACAAGAGCATCACCGCGTTGGGCGTGTTGCAGACCATTGGCACCCTCATTCTCACTCTGGAAAGCACCCCCGACGTCCTGCTGCATCTCGAGACTGTTCTCATGCCCGTCATCAGCATCACGCTCGAGAACAAGCTCTATGATTTGTACAATGAGGTTttcgagatcatcgacaGCTGCACCTTTGCCTCTAAATCCATCTCCCCCACTATGTGGCAGGCGTTCGAATTGATCCACAAGACCTTCAAAGCTGGCGCGGAGCTGTACCTGGAAGATATGCTGCCAGCGCTTGACAATTTCATTGCCTACGGCTCAGAGACGCTGGTTCAAAACCCGGCGTATCTTAATGCTGTAGTGGGTATGGTGGAGGATATCTTTACCGATGAAAAGGTCGGCGGTGTGGATCGGATCTGCGGGTGCAAGCTCGCAGAGACTCTGATGCTGAATCTCCGTGGTCACATCGACCAGTACATTCATATCTTCATCACTTTGGCCATGCGGGTCATCGATGCAGGAGAGGCCCGGACCAAGTCCTACCGGATCCACCTGATGGAGATGGTTATCAATGCCATCTACTACAACCCCGTTCTCAGTCTGCAAGTCTTGGAAGCCAACGGCTTGACGAACAAGTTCTTCAGCGCCTGGTTCTCGAACATCGATAACTTCCGGAGGGTTCACGACAAGAAGCTGTCGATTGCTGCCATCAGCTCGCTTCTGACTCTGCCGCCGGATAGTGTTCCGGAGAGTGTTCAACAGGGCTGGCCAAGATTGCTCCAGGGTGTGACAAGGCTTTTCCAGACCTTACCTGCTGCCCTTAAGCAACGCGAAGACGCTACCCGGGAATCCGACTTCACACTCGAAgacgatggtgaagaagatgaggataACGACTGGGATGGCGAGGTCGAGTGGaacgaggaggaggctgaAGAAGCTGTGGAGGGAGATGTGGCCGACGAGAGCGCCGCATAcctcgagttcctcaacCAGGAGGCGGCGAAGTTTGGCTCGtttgccgatgatgatgacgacgaggatctggacgaggagagtCTCCTTGAGACACCTCTCGACAAGGTGGAGCCTTACGGCATGTTCAAGCATGTTCTGCTGA GCCTTCAACAGGAGCAGCCCCAGCTGTATGAAAACCTGACCAAGGTCCTTGGTCCTGAAGAACAGCAGGTCATCCAGGCTGTCTTCCACGAAGCCGACGCCAaagccatggcggcggcCGCCAATGCCGaagccgcggcggcggcgggcaTGCAGTCCAATGGCAACCAATAG
- a CDS encoding uncharacterized protein (ID:PFLUO_003778-T1.cds;~source:funannotate), translated as MADFLASAMGQLRLNSNDLTPSAFDARLAEEENGTHDDLKPRKRTQPNAEDLLAELENDFLTPSPRFGIKWLNHLQKRWDVSADYTDLFEIASTQTRTVTRFTREGLEGRVTGYHEVTVPATSTNAKNSTSLLRRPAGRADFVRGAAGFFPFAPGGLDGVEALAAMEADAQTTEQSRSGGKQSGLDRIIDFGSEGGLLTIPPGFSRGLKLEEAKSKEGAEGDEEVEHALLQEESHLQVDEAEPKPDVDARSKVEGEGEISDEEEEEDIDALLPVEFPALEPHNLLLAGVQKQRGREWAHVVDVNKDIPNFSELVPDMAREWPFELDTFQKEAVYHLEGGDSVFVAAHTSAGKTVVAEYAIALAAKHMTKAIYTSPIKALSNQKYRDFRTTFDDVGILTGDVQINPEASCLIMTTEILRSMLYRGADLIRDVEFVIFDEVHYVNDLERGVVWEEVIIMLPEHVTLILLSATVPNTYEFASWVGRTKKKDIYVISTPKRPVPLEHYLWAGKDKFKVVDSNKRFLEGGWKKANDIMTGQDKLKAQKAAESQAQSQAARGGGGPQGPQGRGRGQPNGRGGGAPRGNGQRGGPQQRGRGQGGRGQPSNRGTGNIARTGRGGGRTSAAQDRNVWVHLVSHLRKADLLPGCIFVFSKKRCEENADSLSNQDFSTASEKSLIHMFIEKSLTRLKPEDRTLPQILRLRELLSRGIAVHHGGLLPIMKEIVEILFAKSLVKVLFATETFAMGLNLPTRTVVFSGFRKHDGKSFRDLLPGEYTQMAGRAGRRGLDTVGYVIITTSGRDEAPPAGALRKMILGDPTKLRSQFRLTYNMILNLLRVEALKIEEMIKRSFSENATQALLPEHEKQVQLSEASLEKIKREPCEICDLDLAACHAAAMEYQRLTNELHAGLQSSPVGKRLFTIKRLVVYRKDGLRTAGVLVREGVTGGNIPCLQVCEIGTISNKRHPSDILPFLPKFRPFFQQLPTSSANMHLKTCKIPLADLECVTNTQVKLGGPIWYLNIRKEAVKFAEKELTKYTESWTDHTWDELDWARVKELQVRDILDQRQAQADIAQSCQSLKCPNFLKHFEMQHDEWQVKENISQLKQLMSDQNLQLLPDYEQRIHVLRELGFVDEQSRVQLKGKVACEIHSADELVLTELILENVLAEFEPEEIVALLSAFVFQEKTDNKPTLTPRLEKGQETIVRISEKVNDFQVLHQVIQSSEDSNDFASQPRFGLAEVVYEWAKGMSFNRITDLTDVMEGTIVRTITRLDETCREVKNAAKLVGDPSLYTKMQQAQELIKRDVIFAASLYM; from the exons ATGGCGGACTTTCTGGCCTCGGCTATGGGTCAGCTGAGATTGAATTCCAATGATCTCACCCCGTCGGCCTTCGATGCGCGActtgcagaagaagagaatggcACACATGATGACTTGAAGCCTCGCAAGCGAACCCAACCAAATGCCGAGGATCTGTTGGCGGAGCTAGAGAATGATTTCTTGACACCGTCACCACGGTTTGGTATCAAATGGTTGAACCATCTGCAAAA GCGATGGGATGTCTCGGCCGACTACACCGACCTCTTCGAAATCGCTTCGACACAGACGCGCACCGTTACTCGGTTCACACGGGAAGGATTGGAAGGACGGGTGACTGGATACCACGAAGTTACGGTTCCTGCTACGAGCACAAATGCAAAGAACTCTACGTCCCTCCTTCGCCGACCTGCAGGCCGTGCCGATTTTGTTAGGGGAGCGGCGGgtttctttccctttgcGCCAGGTGGTttggatggtgtcgaggcCCTTGCAGCCATGGAGGCCGATGCTCAAACGACAGAGCAATCGCGAAGTGGTGGGAAACAGTCTGGTCTAGACCGAATTATTGATTTTGGGTCGGAGGGTGGCCTATTGACCATTCCGCCAGGGTTTAGTCGCGGTTTGAAGCTTGAGGAGGCAAAGTCCAAGGAAGGCGCCGAGGGAGACGAAGAGGTCGAGCatgctcttctccaagaGGAGAGCCATCTGCAAGTTGACGAAGCCGAACCAAAACCAGACGTTGACGCACGGTCAAAGGTTGAGGGTGAAGGCGAAATcagcgatgaggaggaggaagaagacattGATGCCTTGCTTCCCGTCGAGTTCCCTGCTCTAGAGCCACACAACCTATTATTGGCAGGAGTTCAAAAACAAAGAGGCAGAGAATGGGCTCACGTTGTTGACGTGAACAAAGATATTCCTAACTTCAGCGAGCTCGTCCCGGATATGGCCAGAGAGTGGCCCTTCGAGCTGGATACATTCCAGAAAGAAGCTGTCTACCACCTTGAAGGTGGCGATTCAGTGTTTGTTGCAGCCCATACTTCCGCCGGCAAGACTGTCGTGGCTGAATACGCAATTGCTTTGGCGGCCAAGCACATGACGAAGGCAATCTACACATCTCCCATCAAAGCTCTCAGCAACCAGAAATATCGCGATTTCCGAACTACATTCGATGATGTTGGAATCCTGACTGGAGATGTCCAAATCAATCCAGAGGCAAGCTGTTTGATTATGACAACTGAGATTTTACGAAGTATGCTTtatcgaggagctgatcTGATTCGCGATGTCGAGTTTGTCATCTTTGATGAAGTACATTATGTGAATGATCTTGAACGAGGTGTGGTCTGGGAAGAAGTTATTATCATGCTTCCTGAGCATGTCACTCTGATCCTCTTATCTGCCACTGTCCCCAACACATACGAATTCGCATCCTGGGTGGGTcgcacgaagaagaaggatatCTATGTCATTTCAACTCCCAAGCGACCCGTTCCGCTCGAACACTATCTCTGGGCAGGGAAGGACAAGTTTAAGGTCGTCGATTCAAATAAGCGATTCCTGGAGGGTGGCTGGAAGAAAGCGAACGATATCATGACAGGCCAGGATAAACTCAAAGCTCAAAAGGCTGCCGAATCCCAAGCGCAGTCCCAGGCTGCgcgcggaggaggcgggCCTCAAGGACCTCAAGGACGAGGCCGCGGACAGCCCAATGGTAGAGGGGGCGGCGCCCCTAGAGGCAATGGGCAGCGAGGAGGCCCACAGCAACGAGGCAGAGGgcaaggtggacgaggacaACCCTCTAACCGAGGCACTGGAAATATTGCTCGCACTGGCCGTGGAGGCGGCAGGACGTCAGCTGCTCAGGACAGGAATGTTTGGGTGCACCTGGTATCCCATCTGCGCAAAGCGGACTTACTCCCCGGATGCATTTTCGTCTTTTCCAAGAAGCGATGTGAAGAAAATGCGGACTCGCTCTCCAACCAGGACTTCAGCACTGCTTCAGAGAAGAGCTTGATTCATATGTTTATTGAGAAATCTCTCACCCGGTTGAAGCCCGAAGATAGAACGCTTCCACAGATTCTCCGGCTTCGTGAACTGCTGAGCAGAGGAATCGCTGTACACCATGGGGGTCTTCTGCCCATCATGAAAGAGATTGTTGAGATTCTGTTCGCGAAATCTTTGGTAAAGGTTCTGTTCGCCACAGAAACGTTTGCCATGGGTTTAAATCTGCCAACTCGAACGGTTGTTTTCTCGGGATTCCGAAAACACGACGGCAAGAGCTTCCGggatcttcttcctggtgaGTATACGCAGATGGCTGGGCGtgctggacgaagaggccTCGATACCGTGGGATACGTTATCATAACTACCAGCGGCAGAGACGAGGCACCCCCCGCTGGTGCTCTGCGGAAGATGATCCTTGGCGATCCGACCAAGCTTAGATCTCAGTTCCGGCTGACGTACAATATGATTTTGAACCTGCTACGTGTGGAGGCTctcaagatcgaggagatgatcaagCGGAGTTTCAGCGAGAATGCCACACAAGCCTTGCTTCCAGAGCATGAGAAACAAGTCCAGCTCTCGGAAGCCAGTCTCGAGAAGATTAAGCGGGAGCCCTGTGAGATTTGTGATTTGGATCTGGCAGCTTGCCATGCGGCCGCGATGGAGTACCAAAGACTCACGAATGAGTTGCATGCGGGCCTGCAATCATCGCCTGTAGGAAAACGGCTCTTTACAATCAAGCGACTCGTGGTTTATCGAAAG GATGGATTGCGTACCGCCGGTGTGCTTGTCCGCGAGGGAGTGACCGGTGGAAATATTCCCTGTCTGCAGGTGTGCGAAATTGGAACCATCAGCAACAAGCGCCACCCGAGCGATATTCTCCCCTTCTTACCAAAATTCCGCCCTTTCTTCCAGCAACTGCCCACCAGTTCTGCCAATATGCACCTGAAAACATGCAAAATCCCGCTGGCCGATCTTGAGTGCGTTACAAACACCCAGGTGAAGCTCGGAGGTCCGATCTGGTACTTGAACATCAGGAAAG AGGCCGTTAAATTCGCAGAGAAGGAGCTCACCAAGTACACCGAATCATGGACCGACCATACGTGGGATGAGCTAGATTGGGCGCGAGTCAAAGAATTGCAAGTGCGAGATATACTCGATCAGCGACAAGCTCAGGCCGACATTGCCCAGTCCTGCCAAAGTTTGAAGTGTCCCAATTTCTTGAAGCAT TTTGAGATGCAACATGACGAGTGGCAGGTCAAGGAGAATATCTCGCAGCTTAAACAGCTCATGTCGGATCAAAACCTCCAACTTCTACCGGACTACGAGCAGCGTATCCATGTGTTGAGGGAGCTGGGATTTGTGGACGAGCAGTCGCGTGTGCAACTGAAAGGCAAGGTAGCATGCGag ATTCATTCCGCCGATGAGCTTGTTCTCACCGAACTGATTCTGGAAAACGTGCTGGCCGAATTCGAGCCGGAAGAGATCGTTGCCCTCCTCTCGGCCTTTGTCTTCCAGGAAAAGACCGACAACAAACCCACATTGACCCCACGTTTGGAAAAGGGCCAGGAAACGATCGTGCGAATCTCGGAGAAGGTCAATGACTTCCAGGTGCTGCACCAGGTCATCCAGTCCAGCGAGGACTCGAACGACTTCGCCAGCCAGCCGCGCTTCGGGCTTGCCGAGGTCGTGTATGAGTGGGCCAAGGGGATGTCCTTCAATCGCATCACGGACCTGACGGATGTGATGGAGGGGACGATTGTGCGCACCATCACGCGGCTGGACGAGACGTGCCGCGAAGTCAAGAACGCGGCCAAGCTGGTGGGCGACCCATCGCTGTACACGAAAAtgcagcaggcgcaggagctgatcaagcGGGATGTAATTTTTGCAGCGTCGCTGTACATGTAG
- a CDS encoding uncharacterized protein (ID:PFLUO_003779-T1.cds;~source:funannotate), translating into MRLQKSAFAAFAAAARATSLTDVCTVSNVKSALPSNSTILGINVLPSLSTANTVYNYSGGSGMMGATSTASSETYNFCNVTITYTHPGKGDTVVVNYAFPEPSDYKKRFYVAGGGGYSLSTDATGGLEYGAVGGATSAGYDALDGVSYDEVVLYGNGSINWDATYMFGYQALGEMTKLGKYVTKGFYGQSSSSKLYTYFEGCSDGGREGMSQIQRYGDEYDGAITGAPAFRYGQQQVNHVFSSAVEKTLDYYPPPCALDKIINATIAACDPLDGRTDGVISRSDLCMLHFNLSSIIGEKYHCAAVSSTSLGFGFNKRAGEGSSTSYQPTQSGTVSAQDVAVAQVIYDGLHNSKGERAYLSWQIGAELSDAETEWNNNTKKWELDIPSTGGEFVTKFVELVNLDNLSNLNGVTYDTLVEWMNTAMVRYMDSLQTTLPDLTPFQQSGGKLLHYHGESDPSVPTASSIHFWQSVRSIMYPSLSDKQSLHKLEDWYQLYLIPGAAHCGTNPLQPGPFPEDNMQTMINWVENGVKPSRLNSTVTAGKYEGETQMLCQWPSRPLWKNNSTFDCVYDRASYESWSYEFPAFKLPVY; encoded by the coding sequence ATGCGTCTCCAGAAAAGTGCCTTTGCGGCTTTCGCAGCGGCGGCCAGAGCCACCTCTCTCACCGATGTGTGCACCGTGTCCAATGTCAAGTCTGCGCTGCCTTCCAATAGCACCATTTTGGGCATAAATGTGCTACCTTCGCTCTCTACTGCCAACACGGTCTACAACTATAGCGGCGGCAGTGGCATGATGGGTgccaccagcaccgccagcagCGAGACTTACAACTTCTGCAATGTGACGATCACTTATACTCACCCTGGCAAGGGCGACACTGTAGTTGTCAATTACGCCTTCCCCGAACCTTCCGATTACAAGAAGCGTTTTTATGttgctggcggtggaggctACTCTCTGTCTACCGATGCTACCGGTGGTCTTGAGTATGGTGCCGTCGGAGGTGCCACCTCTGCTGGCTACGACGCTCTAGATGGTGTTAGCTACGATGAGGTTGTCCTCTACGGCAATGGCTCCATTAACTGGGATGCCACCTACATGTTCGGCTACCAGGCTCTTGGTGAAATGACCAAGCTCGGCAAGTACGTCACCAAGGGTTTCTACGGCCAGTCCTCGAGCTCCAAACTCTACACCTACTTCGAGGGATGCTCCGACGGTGGCCGTGAGGGTATGAGCCAGATCCAGCGCTATGGAGACGAGTACGACGGAGCGATCACCGGTGCCCCGGCTTTCCGCTacggccagcagcaggtcaACCACGTTTTCTCGTCTGCCGTCGAGAAGACCCTGGACTACTACCCGCCTCCTTGCGCCCTAGACAAGATTATCAACGCGACAATCGCTGCTTGTGACCCTCTTGATGGCCGTACCGACGGCGTCATCTCCCGCAGTGATCTTTGCATGCTGCACTTCAACCTATCCTCGATTATTGGCGAGAAGTACCACTGCGCTGCTGTGTCTAGTACCTCccttggctttggctttAACAAGCGTGCTGGCGAGGGTAGCAGCACTAGCTACCAGCCCACCCAGAGCGGCACCGTCTCTGCTCAGGATGTCGCCGTTGCCCAGGTCATCTACGACGGTCTACACAACAGCAAGGGCGAGCGTGCCTACCTATCGTGGCAGATCGGAGCTGAGTTATCCGACGCCGAGACCGAGTGGAACAACAATACCAAGAAGTGGGAGCTAGACATCCCCTCCACTGGCGGTGAGTTCGTCACCAAGTTCGTCGAGCTGGTCAATCTCGACAACCTCTCCAACCTGAATGGGGTCACGTACGACACCCTCGTCGAATGGATGAACACTGCCATGGTCCGCTACATGGACTCCTTGCAGACCACCCTCCCGGACCTGACCCCCTTCCAGCAGTCTGGCGGCAAACTCCTGCACTACCACGGCGAATCCGACCCGAGCGTACCCACCGCCTCATCGATCCATTTTTGGCAGTCTGTCCGCTCCATCATGTACCCCAGTCTCTCTGACAAGCAGAGCCTCCACAAGCTCGAGGACTGGTACCAGCTCTATCTGATCCCCGGTGCTGCCCACTGCGGAACAAACCCCCTCCAGCCTGGCCCTTTCCCCGAGGACAACATGCAGACCATGATCAACTGGGTTGAGAACGGTGTCAAGCCCTCTCGCCTGAATTCCACTGTTACTGCCGGCAAATATGAAGGCGAAACCCAGATGTTGTGCCAATGGCCTTCGCGCCCTCTGTGGAAGAACAACTCCACCTTTGACTGTGTCTATGACAGAGCCTCGTATGAGAGCTGGTCTTATGAGTTCCCGGCTTTCAAGCTTCCCGTGTACTAA
- a CDS encoding uncharacterized protein (ID:PFLUO_003780-T1.cds;~source:funannotate) codes for MLELLIHPGPKTELINSPIPTPNDDQVVIKVVVSGSNPKDWKRPEWFDVHINQGDDIAGIVHRTGKNVTEFKPGDRVAAFHEIMTSGGSYAEYAVAWAYTTFHIPKDTSFEGMTAALGLFSRLDLPDPWKNNQKQKPTPVLIYGGATAVGSFALKLAVRANIHPLIAVAGGGTAYVETLLDWSKGDTIIDYRQDPDALVEAIHSALRERGFDELYHVFDTVCAHGSVDNVLRVVHDQGSAAFVLPIQSQLSASSAQLPPTLQITETNVRSVHGQPGAREGDPDFGFVYFRYFGRGLAEGWFRSHPYQVREGGLDGVEGGLVDLKGGKASAVKYVFRIADTPALKTVDGNGE; via the exons ATGCTCGAACTACTGATCCACCCCGGTCCTAAAACCGAGCTGATCAACTCCCCCATCCCCACTCCCAATGACGACCAGGTCGTGATCAAAGTAGTGGTTTCCGGGAGCAATCCCAAGGACTGGAAGCGGCCCGAATGGTTCGACGTGCACATCAACCAGGGCGACGACATCGCCGGGATTGTGCACAGGACTGGGAAGAACGTGACTGAATTCAAG CCTGGGGATCGCGTCGCTGCGTTTCATGAGATCATGACATCTGGGGGTAGTTATGCGGAGTATGCTGTGGCGTGGGCATATACGACTTTTCATATCCCCAAGGATACATCGTTTGAAG GAATGACAGCAGCACTCGGCCTCTTTTCCCGGCTCGACCTCCCAGATCCATGGAAAAACAACCAGAAGCAAAAGCCAACGCCAGTCCTAATATACGGCGGCGCAACAGCCGTGGGCTCATTCGCACTAAAGCTAGCAGTGCGCGCCAACATTCACCctctcatcgccgtcgcAGGAGGAGGAACTGCATACGTCGAGACCCTCCTCGACTGGTCTAAAGGCGATACGATCATAGATTATCGACAGGATCCAGATGCTCTAGTTGAAGCTATTCACTCGGCGTTGCGCGAGCGCGGGTTTGACGAATTGTACCATGTATTTGACACAGTCTGCGCGCATGGAAGTGTTGATAACGTGCTACGCGTGGTGCATGACCAAGGGAGCGCTGCGTTTGTTCTACCGATTCAGTCCCAGCTCTCTGCGTCGTCTGCCCAGCTACCGCCTACGCTCCAAATCACCGAAACAAATGTGAGAAGCGTGCATGGACAGCCTGGGGCGCGGGAGGGGGATCCTGATTTTGGATTTGTATATTTCCGGTATTTTGGTCGGGGACTCGCGGAGGGATGGTTCCGAAGTCATCCGTATCAGGTTCGTGAGGGTGGGTTGGATGGAGTTGAGGGTGGGTTGGTGGATCTGAAAGGTGGGAAGGCGAGTGCGGTGAAGTACGTGTTTCGGATTGCGGATACGCCGGCGCTGAAGACGGTTGATGGGAATGGTGAATAG